Below is a window of Synechococcus sp. RSCCF101 DNA.
GGGGGCTGCCGCAGCGGCCAGACCCTCACCCTGCCGGTGGCCCACGGCGAGGGGCGCTATCAGTGCGACGCCGACACCCTCCGCCGTCTGGAGGACAGCGACGGGATCGCCCTGCGCTACCGCCAGCCCCTGAACGGCTCCGTCGGCGATGTGGCGGGGATCACCAACGCCGCCGGCACCGTGCTGGGCCTGATGCCCCACCCGGAACGGGCCTGCGATCCCCAGACAGGCGGACTGGACGGAAGGCGGCTGCTGGACTCCCTTCTGGGATGAAGCGGCGTCCTCTGCTCAGCGCGCTGGCAGCGGGACTGGGCACCGGCCTCGCTGCGAGTGCGGGGCGAGCGGCCGGAAGAGCCCCGCAGGGGAGGCCGATGGCACGGAACGGGCTGCCCCAGCCGGCGCCGTTGCGACCGGGCTCCCGCATCCTGGCGGTGAACCCGGGCACCTGGCTGCCGAAGGATCTGACCTTCATGGCCCTGCAGCAACGCTGCGCGGCGGAAGGGTGGAGGCTTGAGGGGCTCGATGGGGTGCTGGGCCAGTGGCGCTACTTCTCCGGCACCGACAGCACCCGTCGCCGGCAGATGGAGGAGGCCTGGACGGATCCCGCCGTGGAGGCGGTGCTCTATGTGGGAGCCGGCTGGGGCAGCGCCCGGGTGCTGGAGGCCGGTTTCCGCTTTCCGAAGCGCCCCCGCTGGGCCCTGGGCTTCTCCGACTGCAGCGCTCTGCTGCTGGCCCAGTGCGCCGCTGGCCTCGGGGGAGCGATCCATGGCTCCAGCGGCGGGCCTGAGCAGCAGTGGCGCCGCACGGCCGATCTGCTGGCCGGTCGGGCGGTCGCTGATCTGAAGGGCCGCGGCGTTCGCCCCGGAT
It encodes the following:
- a CDS encoding LD-carboxypeptidase, whose amino-acid sequence is MARNGLPQPAPLRPGSRILAVNPGTWLPKDLTFMALQQRCAAEGWRLEGLDGVLGQWRYFSGTDSTRRRQMEEAWTDPAVEAVLYVGAGWGSARVLEAGFRFPKRPRWALGFSDCSALLLAQCAAGLGGAIHGSSGGPEQQWRRTADLLAGRAVADLKGRGVRPGWAEGALLVTNLTVATHLIGTPWLPSLRHTILVLEDVEEAPYRVDRMLTQWRTSGLLDGVAGVACGRFSWTGEAEPGDFSMSEILEERLGDLGVPLVLDLPLGHGLPNQALPLGVPARLDGSQGRLSLIRQTGSS